GCCGCAGAGGCAGCCGCCCTGCCGAGGATAGGTCCCCGGAGAAAAATCCCCCCAAGGCCCAGAAGCAGCCCCCCAAGCAGAGCGAAAAGCAGGCCGATAAGCCCCGTCCCCCGCGCCGCCGGGGCGGGCAAAAGCCCGAGGGAGCCGCTCCCCAGGCGGCCAAGCCCCAGCCTCCCAAGCAGGCCGCCGGAGGCGAGGTAAAGAAGCCCCGGCACCGGAGCGGACGCCGTCACCCCCGCCGGGGTCCCGGCGGCAGCGGCAAGACGGAGGCATAACAGCCATGGGAAAATTTCAAGGTGTCCTCCTGGTCAGCGACTTTGATAATACCTTGGTCTATACCGAGGAGGTTCTTTTGGGCGGCGGTTCTCTGCCGCCCCTTTCCCGGGAAAACCGCCGGGCCCTGGAGTATTTCACGGCCCAGGGCGGCCTCTTTTCCGTGGCCACAGGCCGGGCCCTGCCCAGCTTTGCGCCCATTGCCCCCACGCTGCCCATGAACGGCCCCACCGTCCTCTTTAACGGCGCGGCCATCTATGATTTTGCCCGGGGCGAGTACCTCTGCACCGCCTTTCTCCCGGACTCCATCCGCCGGGACCTCCACGCGGTAGAGCTGGCCTTCCCGGGTCTCGCCGCCGAGATTTATCACGACGGCAGCCAGATCCACACCCTCCACCCCAACGATTTGACCCGCAACCACATGGCCCTGACCCATTCCGCCGCCACGGAGGCGGACTCCATCCTGCAGGTGCCCATGCCCATCAGCAAGGTGCTGTTTGAGGAGACGGGCCAGCGGGGCCGGGACTTGGAGCGGTATATCCGCAGCCAGCCCTGGGCCCGGGACTTTGAGATCGTCCGCTCCGGAAAATTTTTCCTGGAAATCACCGCCAAGGGTGCCACCAAGGGGGCCATGACCCAAAAGCTGGCGTCTGTCCTGGGCATCCGGGCGGAAAATGTCTGCTGCGTAGGGGACCAGGCCAACGACCTGACCATGCTGGCCGCCGCGGGCCACGCCTTTGCCCCGGCCAATGCCATCGAGGCCGTGCGCCGGGCGCCGGGGGTGGAGCTGCTGCCGGACTGCCGGGAGGATGCCCTGGCGGCGCTGATAGACCGGCTGGACGGTCTTTATGCCTGAATCGGCAGAAGATTGCGGCCAAAATGCGCTTTTTTCATCAAAAAAACAATTTACATCCACCTAAAGTATGGTGTATAATATAAGCATTATGACCGAAACGGTTTTGCGTTTTATCTTATAATTTTGAAGCCTCAGGAGGAAATCACTATGTCTAATTACATTCTTGTTATCAACCCCGGCTCCACCTCTACCAAGATCGGCGTGTTTGAAAACGGCACCCTGCTCTTTGACAAAACCCTGCGTCATCCCGCCGAGGAGATCGCAAAGTTTGCCACCATTCCCGACCAGAAGGGATGGCGTAAGGAGCTGGTGGAGCAGGCCCTGATCGAAAACAACTTCGACATGAAGAAGCTCACCGCCATCTGCGCCCGGGGCGGCCTGGTAAAGCCCATTCGTGGCGGCACCTACGCCACCTCCGATGCCCTGCTGGCCGACTGCGTAGCCGGCGTCCAGGGTCAGCACGCCTGCAATCTGGGCGGCCTCATCGCCCGGGAGATCGGCGACGAGCTGGGCATCCCCTCCTTCATTGCCGACCCCCCCGTGGTGGACGAGCTGCAGGCCATTGCCCGCTATTCCGGCCATCCCCTGATCCAGCGGGTCAGCAAGTTCCACGCCCTGAACCAGAAGGCCGTGGCCAAGCGCTACGCCAAGGAGGTGGGCAAGAAGTATGAGGACCTGAACCTCATCGTCTGCCACATGGGCGGCGGTGTGTCCGTAGGCGCCCATGTAAAGGGCAGCGTGGTGG
This is a stretch of genomic DNA from Vescimonas fastidiosa. It encodes these proteins:
- a CDS encoding HAD-IIB family hydrolase, which encodes MGKFQGVLLVSDFDNTLVYTEEVLLGGGSLPPLSRENRRALEYFTAQGGLFSVATGRALPSFAPIAPTLPMNGPTVLFNGAAIYDFARGEYLCTAFLPDSIRRDLHAVELAFPGLAAEIYHDGSQIHTLHPNDLTRNHMALTHSAATEADSILQVPMPISKVLFEETGQRGRDLERYIRSQPWARDFEIVRSGKFFLEITAKGATKGAMTQKLASVLGIRAENVCCVGDQANDLTMLAAAGHAFAPANAIEAVRRAPGVELLPDCREDALAALIDRLDGLYA